One window from the genome of Solea solea chromosome 13, fSolSol10.1, whole genome shotgun sequence encodes:
- the LOC131471446 gene encoding ataxin-1-like — MKSNQERSNGCLPPKKREILALEQRPVVVATATPPATAVVTDSPHTENLAWLASVASERCKSRDAESPRCLISSSPATSVPSSATPLSTMPLASLPAVYSTAVPQQAGTIQFAQLGPNVQFISSGPYAGYISSHIISTNASSVPNSSAIIGQRTHLDGYTTVISPNTKGEQQFQIGLSSTELAPVSLPSSPQVTSQYIHLDSRTPLTVSGNAVTSPAAHLQLHPHAAVLPQTLTLAPSQLVVQYADGSAGRKPDMHTKSILNGELEVKQAKVPNYPGNHQQVQSYEARHILLPADYGQNPAGLQTSLVLVAQQNHGDEHEAGSNKISFVQTEKGSICLGKPVSRSSSFTSLPSSEMVKSVAPHTVIQTTLPHEELPASLYSSTQPPIIGYITSANQHAVSYHAALPQHLVIPSCQSLLIPVSGANNATEMEVSRTVSALTATTTPQISTAMPHAYLATALSKCEALGSEGHRPHHAATQATVLPVLPQCNHAPAAVAPPSPPPARVPTPAPVSIQASPSISSSSSPVALPPFFMRGSIIQLADGELKRVEDLKTEDFIQSAEISSELKIDSSTVERIDSGQTPNAVVIQFSVGELKAQVCVEVLVEYPFFVFGQGWSSCCPDRTTQLFELSCAKLCVGDVCVSLTLRSLRNGSATDAQALGTKMKTSHHSDSCHNADANVRHSMSPNAAGSNGGLLMKASAEGTYGVMLTVSGTGEATQESALTKIQCGDLERPTVRKRRWSAPERDQTDKAEDEPPLTLPKPSFVPQEVKISIEGHSSTGRDRFFSKRVDC, encoded by the exons ATGAAATCCAACCAAGAGCGGAGTAATGGATGCCTACCTCCTAAGAAGCGCGAGATCCTGGCTCTGGAGCAGAGGCCAGTGGTTGTAGCCACAGCGACACCCCCAGCGACGGCAGTAGTGACCGATAGTCCTCACACAGAGAACTTAGCGTGGCTGGCAAGTGTAGCCAGTGAACGCTGCAAATCTAGGGATGCAGAGAGTCCACGAtgtctcatctcctcctctcctgccaCCTCTGTACCTTCCTCAGCCACTCCTCTGTCTACAATGCCCCTGGCCTCTCTGCCTGCAGTTTACTCCACAGCTGTTCCTCAGCAGGCCGGGACGATCCAGTTTGCTCAGCTGGGACCCAATGTTCAGTTCATCAGCTCTGGGCCTTATGCTGGATATATCTCCTCTCACATCATCTCAACAAATGCTAGCTCTGTGCCTAACAGCTCTGCCATAATAGGTCAGCGGACCCACCTGGATGGGTATACCACTGTTATCTCCCCCAACACCAAAGGAGAGCAGCAGTTCCAAATAGGCCTCTCCTCCACAGAGCTGGCACCTGTGTCGCTACCGAGCTCTCCCCAGGTCACCAGCCAGTACATCCATCTGGACAGCAGAACTCCTCTGACTGTCAGTGGCAATGCTGTCACTTCACCCGCGGCTCACCTTCAGCTACACCCTCATGCAGCCGTCCTCCCTCAGACACTCACCCTCGCTCCCTCCCAGTTGGTGGTTCAGTATGCAGATGGTTCAGCTGGGAGGAAGCCGGACATGCATACTAAGAGTATACTGAATGGAGAATTGGAGGTCAAACAGGCAAAGGTCCCCAATTATCCAGGAAACCATCAGCAGGTCCAGAGTTATGAGGCCAGACATATCCTTCTCCCTGCAGACTATGGCCAAAACCCAGCAGGACTCCAGACCTCTTTGGTGCTGGTGGCACAGCAAAACCATGGCGATGAACACGAAGCTGGTTCGAATAAGATCTCCTTTGTCCAGACTGAGAAAGGAAGCATCTGCTTAGGAAAACCCGTGTCCAGATCTTCTTCTTtcacctccctcccttcctcagAGATGGTGAAGTCTGTTGCTCCTCATACAGTTATCCAGACCACTCTACCACACGAGGAGCTACCAGCCAGCCTCTATTCCTCCACACAGCCACCCATCATTGGCTACATCACCAGTGCAAATCAGCATGCTGTCAGCTACCATGCAGCACTCCCCCAGCACTTGGTGATCCCAAGTTGCCAGTCCCTCCTCATCCCAGTCAGTGGTGCCAATAATGCCACAGAAATGGAGGTTAGTCGTACTGTCAGTGCCCTGACTGCTACTACCACCCCTCAGATATCCACTGCCATGCCGCATGCGTATCTGGCCACAGCTCTGTCAAAGTGTGAGGCACTGGGGTCGGAAGGACATCGACCACATCATGCAGCTACACAGGCTACTGTACTCCCAGTCCTGCCCCAGTGCAACCACGCTCCAGCAGCAGTGGCACCTCCATCCCCCCCTCCTGCTCGTGTCCCGACTCCAGCCCCGGTTTCAATCCAAGCATCCCCCTctatttcctcttcctcatctcctGTGGCACTCCCACCGTTCTTCATGCGAGGCTCCATCATCCAGCTGGCTGATGGGGAGCTGAAGCGCGTGGAAGACCTCAAGACGGAGGACTTCATCCAGAGTGCCGAGATTAGCAGTGAGTTGAAGATTGACTCCAGCACTGTCGAACGCATTGATAGTGGGCAAACTCCCAATGCTGTGGTCATTCAGTTTTCTGTGGGAGAGCTCAAAGCCCAG GTCTGTGTGGAGGTGTTGGTGGAGTACCCCTTCTTTGTCTTTGGTCAGGGCTGGTCATCCTGCTGCCCAGACCGCACCACCCAACTGTTTGAGCTGTCCTGCGCCAAGTTGTGTGTCGGCGATGTTTGTGTGTCGCTGACCCTCCGCAGCTTGAGGAATGGTTCAGCAACAGACGCCCAGGCTTTGGGGACTAAGATGAAGACGAGTCACCACTCCGACTCCTGTCACAATGCGGATGCCAATGTAAGACACAGTATGAGTCCGAACGCTGCAGGCAGTAATGGCGGCCTCCTAATGAAGGCTTCTGCAGAGGGGACCTATGGAGTAATGCTGACTGTCTCAGGGACTGGAGAAGCAACACAGGAATCTGCTCTCACCAAAATACAGTGTGGTGATCTAGAGAGACCCACAGTCCGCAAGAGACGCTGGTCAGCTCCGGAGAGAGACCAGACTGATAAAGCGGAGGACGAGCCTCCTCTGACTCTGCCTAAACCCTCTTTTGTCCCTCAGGAGGTTAAAATCAGCATAGAGGGCCACTCCAGTACTGGACGTGACAGGTTCTTCAGCAAAAGAGTCGACTGCTGA